The Balneola vulgaris DSM 17893 DNA window AATTAGAGACACCATATTATTACCTAGTCCTGTTTGGAAGGCACTGATCGTAATATCATCTTGCTTTCTCATGTACGCACCGTAAGTCAAGATTAAACCCCAAGCAGCACCTGTATCCCAAGCATTTTGAGTTAATGCTTCCAACCATAAGTTCGGGTTGGCAAGAGAACTCCAATCTGGGGTAAATAGATATTTAATACCCAAGCCACTGCCTTCTAAGGTAAGTGCTTTTACCAACGACACTAACAACACAAGAAGCAGTGAAGGAATAAGAATTTTATTCACCTTCTCTATGCTTTTAATGCCTTTAAGAACTATGTATCCACCAATTAGCATTACTACAAAATGCGTAAGGATGGGCATATTTGAGTTTTGGAAGGTATTCCAAATACCCATTGCTTGATCGTAGTTTTGTGGTAATTCACTGAATAAAGACTGTGATAAATAGTATAAACACCATCCAGCAACTACACTGTAGTAAAACATAATGGCGGTAGCAACGAAACCCACGAAACCACCTAGCCATCCTTTTTTCTCACCAATTAGAGCTGAAAATGATTGAACGACCCCTTTTCTACCATTTCTACCTAATCCATATTCAGCGATTATCAGTGGAATACTCCATATGAATAAAAATATTATCCATGCAATCAGAAAAGCACCCGCTCCTTCTTCACCACCATTTTGAGCTGCTATTCTTGGAAATCTCCATATATTTCCTGTTCCAATTGCTATACCTAGTACACTAAGTATCATCCCTAATTTAGAGGAAAAGACCTCTTTATTTTTTTCCATATGTGCTTGTTTAGTTTTTTAAATAATACCTGTTGTACTTTCCCGTTAATCGCGTCTAAGATTTTTGACTTAGAGGCGTCATTTATTTTGAATACAAACAGGCTATGCCTATAATTGCCTGCCAATCTTACTGGTAAAAATTGAGTTTCCAAAAAAAATAATAAGTCATCCTATTAGATGTTTTCAGATCATAAAACGACCAATAAATATCTAGCGTTATTTACCTTTGCAATATCGCTGATCATTTATACCCTTACATTAGCTCCTACCGCAAGTTTCTGGGATGCGGGTGAGTTTATTGCCGTAGCTCACGGGCTTCAAGTTAACCACCCTCCTGGCGCTCCTTTTTATAGTATTCTTGGTAGAATATTTTCAATGTTTATGCCTACCGAATATGTGGCACTGAGTATAAACTTCATTAGTGCATTAGCTTCTGCGCTTACAGTAATGCTTCTTTACCTCATTATTATTCGTTTAATAAGAGAATGGAAAGGTGAGGTATCCGAATACAGTTTAATGGATAAGATTGGAATGTACGGTGGTGCCTTAGTAGGATCGCTCACATTTGCAGTAACGGATACGTTCTGGTTTAACGCCGTTGAAGCCGAAGTGTACGCGCTTTCCATGTTCTTTACAGCTATTGTAGTATGGTTAGCTCTAAAATGGTCGGAACGCCATGAAGAGCCCTATAATGAACGCTGGTTGGTAATGATTGCCTATATGTTTGGCCTTGCAATCGGGGTGCATTTGCTCAATTTACTAGCTCTTTTCTTTGTAGCCCTTATCATTTACTTCAAGAAAAAAGATTTAAGCTTGATGTCTTTTGTATGGACTGGTGTAGCTGCTGTAATTTCTTTCTTCCTAATTTATCCAGTTACCATCCAATGGATTCCAGATTTTTCATCAAAAATTGGTGATGCTACATACGGACTTATAGGTCCCTTAACTTTTATTGCATTAATCATGATCGCTGTAGCTTGGGGTATTTACTATACTCAGAAAAAACGCTACCGCTTCGCTAATATAGTTATGATAAGTTATGCGATGATTTTAATAGGATATTCTTCCTATTCAATCATAATGATTCGTTCAATCGCTGACCCTCCTATCGATGAAAACGATCCTGAAACAGTAGAAGCATTCGTAAAATACCTTAAGAGAGAGCAATACGGTTCTACTCCAATTCTTAAGGGTAATACATTTGATGAAGTAACGGGGCAAGTAACTCGTGGCGAAAACAACGAAGTATTATTCCCACGTAGGCATTCATCTGACCCTCGCCATGTTGAATTCTACTCACGTTATGATAGTGATTGGGACTTTTTCTGGAGTTATCAAGTCAACCATATGTATATCCGATATTTCAATTGGAATTTCATAGGTAGGCAATCAGATATACAAGATACTGGTTGGCAATCTGGATTTGAACCAGCCAAATATCCCTCTAATAAAGCCAATAATGCTTTTTTCTTTATACCCTTCGTTTTAGGTTTATTCGGGTTAGTTTACCATTTCAGTGCCGACTGGAAACGAGCCTCGGCTGTGATGGCATTATTTATAGTCACAGGCCTCGCAATTATTGTCTTCTTAAACCAACCACCCTTTCAACCAAGGGAGCGAGATTATGCCTATGTTGGCTCATTCTTTGCCTTTGCCATATGGATAGGTATAGGTGTTACAGGGTTAATTGATCTTTTAAAGTCCTATATCAAAGAAAATAGTATAGCAGCCTATGCAGTAGTTGGGGTATGTTTATTGGCGTCCCCTGTATGGATGGGCTATCAAAACTGGGATGACCATGACAGAAGTGAACGTTATGTGGCGCCAGATTATGCCAAGAACTTATTAAATTCACTAGCACCAAATGCTATCGTGTTCACTAATGGTGATAATGACACCTTCCCATTATGGTATGCTCAGGAAGTTGAAGGCATCCGAACAGATGTTCGAATTGTATGCCTGAGTTTATTGAATACTGATTGGTATATAAAACAGCTACGTGATCAATGGTCGCATGAATCAGCTCCCCTACCAATTAATATGTCGGATAAGGAAGTTGAAGCAATAACGGGGTCAATTACACAATGGCAGCCTAAACAAATGCAAATTCCGGTAGATAAGGAGATGTTAAAAAAAGCATTTTCAGAAGACCAGAATTACAAAGAAGCTATTGGTGTAAAACAAGCAGACATTCCAATATTACAAACAGGAACAGAATTTACAATTCCAGTTGACTCGCTAGATGATGTTATGACGTGGCAATTGGATGGGCGAAGATATAGTACCGATGCTGAAGGCAATGGTATTTACTTCCTTCAAACTCAAGACCGTATGATACTTGAGTTAATTCAAAGCAATAACTGGTTGCGCCCCATTTACTTTGCTAACACCGTTTCTTCTCAAAGCCAATTAAATCTTCAGGATTATTTTAGAGCAGAAGGAAAGGCATATCGTTTAGTTCCGAAAAAAATGGACCGTACGTATACCGGTTACATCGACGCTGAAGTTCATGCTGAACGTATGAGAAACTTCTCATTCCGCAACTGGAACGACCCTGACGTATATGTGGATGAAAACATACGACGAATGATGGGTAACTACCGTTATAGCTTCTTACAACTAGCTGAGCAATTTATAGCTGATGGAAAACCTGATAGTGCTAAATACTGGCTTAAATACGGGGAAGAAAAAGTTCCATTCAGACCTGATGATGAGGTTACAACTGTTCATATACTATATGCTAATAAATATGCTACCGTTGGCATGTATGATGAAGCTAATAGCATCATGGATCGATCTATTGATGAAATTCAGAAGAAAATGAATGACGCATTTTACAAATTCATTGGACTTCAGGATGAAATGAATATGCTAAATGCTGAATACGAACAAGCACGTCGTAATGCAGATCTTAAGAAGCAACGTACGTTACGTACCAAACTCAATGCAACAATTAGACGAGCACAAGAGCAATCACAAACGGTGATGCGTGAACGTCAAGTACTTGTATTGTCTCAATATGTGTATTTCAAATCAGGTAATGACGAGAAAGCACTGGCTATTGCTGAATCGACAAACAGTCAGTTTGAAGGCACACAAATACCCCCTGTGCCAGCTACTAAAGAAGAAACCATGCGTATTGTAACTACACAGTACGGAATCAATTAATCAGTATATTTTTACTTAGCTCCCGGTATCGTATATTGCCGGGAGCTAATATTAGACCATTATGATTCACCAATTTACAGCAGAAAACATATCCACAATCGGTAAAGTACTAGGCGCAGAGCCAAAACCATTAGGTAAAGACGTATACCGTATTGAAGTTAAAAATGAAGAAGAAAATCGTAAGCTAGCGCTAGAGATTCACCTTGGTCTTGATGTAAATGGCGAAGAAATGAATATGGTGTCGGTATACGCTTATAATACATTCCTACAGCTACATAATTGTACTGCATTCGTGGCAAGTGACATCCTTCAACAGGTAACCTTTTTTGGGAAATCAGGAGATAAAACCTCTGGCTTAATCGTTGAGAAAGCGGCTGGATGTTCTCTATATGCTAATGTTGATGAAGCCTTATTAACTGGAGATTTCACTCAACTTCCGGAAGATTTGATGATGTGCGGTATTGCATTGTCACTTACAGAATCTATGGATGATGACTTCAGCTTTTAATGTAAGCCGTGCCTACATCCCACAACCTGCAAATATTTAATACTACCGAACTAGCGCTGCCAATAAGCGAGAATACGGCTTTTAAATTATTAGAAGCAATTCAAAAAGGTGAAGAAATACTCTTTGAATCGGTTGAAGTAGCCTATGTTGATGAACAAGAAATAGTTCGTATCAATAAAGAGTTTTTAAGCCGAGATTATATTACCGATATCATTTCCTTCAGGTATGATGATGACTCCTACGACAATGAAGGCATAGAAGGAACTTTATACTGCTGTTTACCTCGAATTATTGAACAAGCCGATGAATTCGGTGAAGATAAAACAACAGAAACCTATCGTATATTGGCGCATGGATTATTGCATTTATGTGGTTATGATGACCAAACCGATTCAGAAAAAGCCAAGATGACTGAACTTGAAAATCTGTATTTATCTTTGATTTTAAAGTAACCCATATCTGATTCTCTCGTAGTGGCCATAAAATTATCTTTAGCATGGCAGAACAAAACAAAAGTATTATAAAAGACCGATCCAAAGAATACGGAAAACAACTTTGGTCACTTATTCAAAAACAGATCGATAATCAGTCAGATTCCGATCAACAAAAAGTAACTCGAACTCCCCTTCCCAAAAAAGAGTCAGAACATAAGTATCTTCTAAAACTACTCTTTCTCTTCCCTGTACTTTTAGTAATTACATTTAGCTTTTCATTTTATTGGGATTTTGATGGACTTCAAACAGAAGTATTTGGCTTCTTAATTGAATTTGAAGGACTCATGAGGATATTGAGCATTAGTGGATTGATTGGCTTTTTAACAAATTGGCTTGCCATTACCATGTTATTTAGGCCCAATAAAAGAAGACCGATATTTGGTCAAGGCCTGATTCCTGCTCAAAAAGATCGTATCTCATATCGACTTGCAGCCGCTGTAAGTGAAGATTTAATCAACCCAGAGATCATTAAGCGTAAGATTCATGAGTCGAATGCCATTGCCAAATACCGTGAGCAAGCAACTGAATATATCCGGCAAGTAATTGATGACCCAGACTTTAGGACGGAATTAAAAGCCTTAGCCGTTAACTATGTAGACGAAATGGTAGCACAGCCTGAGGTTAGAGCTACGATAGCAAAATCTATAATGAGGCAAATTGAGGATAACATAGAAGAAAACACCTTTGAAAAGGTAGCTTTGAAGGCCTATTCATTTTTGAAAGGTCAGGAAATGCAAGATTTGGTTGAGGACGCACTCACTAAGTTACCAGGCGGAGTTGAAAAAGGTTTAGATAAAATGGACGAATTCTTGGATGAGTTACCAGATAAAATTAATCGACATAGCGACACCATTGAGGATCTTGTAACCACTTTACTATATAAACTTGTAAATCAATTAGATGTTCATGCCTTAGTTGAAGATAATCTTCGTGAATACGACGAAAAAAGACTTGAGCGATTGATAAAAAACGCCAGTAACGATCAACTGCAATACATTCAATATTTAGGGGCCGTATTAGGAACTTTAGGTGGTTTTATTATTTGGAAACCAATTGGTAGCCTTTTGTTGTTGGTAGTAATAATTTCGATTACTTTTGGAGTCGATACTCTTTTATTTCACTATCAAAAAAAGAGTACATCTACAGAGGTCGTCGACTAACAAATTGCTTAACTAACAGATATGTTCAAAAATTATATCTCACTGATTGCTCTAATTTTAGTAATCGGTTGTTCTTCTAGTCAAAACACGGTAAAAAGAAACCCTTCAAACACTTCTGAAAATAGATCAACTGAACCGGTTGTAGAAATTACGGTAAATGAAGCCACAGAAAACTGGCATCACACAGATCCTAACAGTAAAAATGGTTTTGAAGGAATTGGTTCAGAAAAAGCTTATTCCGAATTATTAGTCAATAAAAGCCCGAAGAAAAAAGTTGTTGTAGCGGTCATTGACTCTGGCGTAGATATTGAACACGAAGATTTAAGTGCGAATATTTGGATAAATGAAGATGAGATTGCTGGAAACGGCATAGATGATGACGATAACGGTTACGTTGATGACATCCATGGGTGGAATTTCATTGGTGGTAAAGATGGGAGTCATGTAAATAAAGATACCTACGAAGTAACCCGCATATATAATAGGCTTCATGAAAAATTTAAAGATGACGACTTTGTAATTGTATCTAAAAAGGATTCAGAAGAATTTGCCTTATATGAGGAAGTAAAGGCTGAATTAGAAAAAAACCGTTTAGAAGCCAAGCAAAACTACAATAATTTAGTACAAGTTAAGCAAGCTTTAGAGGGTGCAAAAAGTGTGCTTGGTGTGTCTTCAATTGATTCTATTTCAGTTGACAAATTAAAGCCCTCCCCTTCAGATAATGCCTATGAACAACAAGCGAAGCAGATGTTCATGTATTTTAAAAGCAATGGTGTAAAGGAAGAGGATATTGAAGAAGCTTATAATCACTTCGATAAAATGTATAACTATGCCTATAACACAGATTTTGACCCTCGGCATATTGTAGGTGATGATTTTTCAGATTTATCGAACCGATATTACGGTAATAATGATGTTAAAGGTCCTAGAAGTAATCATGGTACTCATGTAGCTGGAATTATTGGGGCCGTAAGAAATAACAATAAAGGCATGAATGGTGTTGCGAACCATGTTTCGATTATGGTATTACGTGCCGTTCCAGATGGTGATGAGCGAGATAAAGATGTTGGTAATGCTATCCGGTATGCCGTTGAAAACGGGGCTGACATTATCAATATGAGTTTCGGAAAAGATTATTCGCCCCGTAAATTTTATGTTGATGAAGCGTTAAAGTTTGCGGACGAACAAGGCGTACTTGTTGTTCATGCAGCAGGAAATTCAGGTGCGAACATTGACTCTACAAACAACTTTCCTAACAAGTTTTATACAGAAGGTGGTAGTATGCAAAACTACATCACAGTTGGAGCATCCTCTTGGGAAGGTGATTCTCTCCTAGCGTCCTCTTTCACAAATTACGGCAATCGAGTTGATATATTCGCGCCTGGTGTATCTATATACTCAACTTACCCTGAGAATACTTACAAAGCAGAAGACGGTACAAGTATGGCTAGTCCAGTGGTAGCGGGGGCTGCAGCACTTATAATGGCATATTACCCTGAATTAAGTGCTCAAGAGGTAAAGCAATTACTGATCAGTAGCGCTACAAATCATTCTAATCGAATTGTTTATAAGCCTGGTACTGATGAGGCCGTACCTTTCGGAAGTTTATCAGCCTCAGGTGGACTATTGAATATATATAATGCCCTTTTAAAGTCTGAGAATAAAACATTAGGCACCCACTGATTTGAGTAAAGCCGATTCTTATTTTGATGCATTTGTTATAGGATCAGGTCCCAATGGCTTTTCTTCTGCTATTACTTTAGCTGAACAAGGATTAAAAGTAAAAATCATTGAAGCCAAAGATACTATTGGTGGAGGTACGCGAACTAAGGAAATAACCTCAGCAGGTTTTTTACACGATATATGTTCAGCCGTACACCCTACAGCAGCTGGCTCGCCTATCTTCAATAAATTACCCTTAGCAAAACACGGCTTAGAGTGGATTCAACCAGAGATTGGTGTTGCTCATCCCTTGGATAATGGGGATGCGGTTATCATTGAAAAATCATTTGAGAACACTTTAGCTCGCTTAGGCAAAGATGCAAAAGGTTATAAAAGCCTCTTCCAAGGATTTATAAACTCTTGGGATAAACTCTCTTCAGATGTGTTCTCAAATTTAAGAATACCATCGCACCCACTTACTATGGCACGCTTTGGGTGGTATGGTATGTTTTCAGCTAAAATTATAGCGGATAGTTTTTTCAAAAATGAACGCACTAAAGCTTATTTCGCAGGTTTAGCTGCTCACAGCATCATTCCATTAGAAAAAGCATTTACGGCTTCATTTGGTTTAATATTAGGAACCTCTGTGCACACTGTTGGTTGGCCCATTGCAAAAGGTGGTTCACAATCTATTACCAATGCGTTACAGGCTCATTTTCTAAGCTTAGGAGGCGAAGTTGAGTTAAATAGACCTATAACATCCATTCATGAATTGCCGGAAGGAAAACCAATTCTCTTTGACCTTACTCCACATCAAATAGTAGATATTGTTGAAGATAAACTTCCATCATCTACCAAGAAAAAATTAGGTGATTATGTATATGGACCAGGTGCATTCAAAGTAGATTTTGCGCTTTCTGAACCTGTTCCTTGGGTGAACGAAGAGTGTAAAAAAGCAGGTACTCTTCACTTAGGAGGTACTTTTAATGAACTTGCAAAAGCTGAACGGGAAGTATGGAATGCCATTCACCCAGATAACCCTTATGTGTTAATCGCACAACCAACTGCTTCTGATCCCAGTAGAGCCCCTGAAGGCAAACATGTTTTATGGAGTTATTGCCACGTACCCAATGGAAGTAAAACTGATATGAAAGAGGCTATTATTAAACAAATTGAGCGATATGCACCCGGTTTTAGAGATACTATTATTGAATCACATTCGATGTCAGCCACTCAGTTTCAAAAATATAATCCGAATTATATTGGTGGCGATATAAACGGAGGAGCTCAAACACTCTCACAGCTCTTTGGTCGACCATTATTAAAGTGGGATCCTTACGATCTACCTGTCGAAAACCTTTATATATGTTCCTCTTCTACCCCTCCAGGAGGCGGTGTTCATGGCATGAGTGGATTCTACGCTGCAAAAAGTGTTTTACGTAAAGAATATGGGATTAAGACTACGCTCTAAGTAAAGATTCTCGTATTTTTAGGCATGCTAAAAGCACTTAAAAACTTAACTGGCAATTACTCCAAAACTCCATCCTATTCCCGCAATATTAGCTTATCCAAAAAATGGGCTTTTATATCTGGATTTATAGCACTTCTTGTATCCATTCCCATACTATCTGTGCTATCCTCATTTTTCATCTCATCGGGTGAAATATGGAGTCATTTAGCGAGTACGGTACTTAGTAGTTATGTGATCAATTCACTCATATTGATCGTTGGAGTATCAACAGGAGTAATTTTAATTGGTGTATCGTTAGCATGGGTTATTACCATGTGTTCTTTCCCTGGGCAAAAGTACTTTGAATGGGCTGCGGTACTACCCTTTTCAATTCCAGCTTATTTATTGGCCTACATTTATACTGATTTTTTAGGTATTGCAGGTACTTTTCAATCATTTATAAGGGGAAATTTTGGCTTAGAAATTGGTGATTATTTTTTCCCAGAAATTCGCTCAGTATGGGGCGCTGTGCTCATTATGACACTAGCCTTCTACCCTTATGTTTACATGTTGGCCAGATCAGCATTTTTAAACCAATCTACTTCATTATTCGAAGCAAGTAGGATCATGGGTTATAGCTCAACACAAAGTTTTTATAAGGTAGCTTTACCGTTGGCACGCCCTGGAATTGCTGCAGGATTAGCACTCGCATTAATGGAAACGTTAAATGATTTTGGTACCGTTCAGTACTTTGGTGTGCAAACATTTACAACAGGTATTTATCGAACCTGGTTTGGTTTAGGAGAACGTCCAACTGCGGCCCAATTAGCTGGTTTTCTATTATTATTTATCATAGTGCTCTTAATTGTAGAACGCTGGTCAAGATCTAAAATAAAAGACCAAGTTAATGTAACCGCACGCTTTAAGCGCATTCAAAAATTTGAATTGAATGGAGTAAAAAAATATGCTGCCATCGTTTTATGCTCCATACCGGTAATACTTGGTTTTATTCTTCCTGTAGTATTGCTCATACTCATGTTTTTAAATAATCTTGATTCCGTAAATACGAGATTTATAATCTATGCACTAAACACACTAAGCGTAGCCGCTATAGCTGGGGTAATTACTGTAAGCCTTGCTTTGTTAATGGCATATTCATCGCGATTAAATCCTACGAAATTAATCAGAGGCTTGAATCAGTTTGGTGCCTTAGGATATGCGATACCAGGTTCCGTAATTGCTGTTGGAATTCTTATCCCTTTTGGTTGGCTTGATAATACCATTGATTCATTCGCTCGTTCAAATTTTGAAACCTCTACTGGTTTATTATTAAGTGGAACTCTGTTCGCAATGATATTTGCGTATGTAGTGCGTTTTCTATCGGTATCCTATAATGGAATCCATTCTAGTCTTCAAAAAATATCCTCTAATGTAGATGAAGCATCACGAGGCATGGGATATAATTTCACTCAGATACTTCGCAAAATTCATATACCTATACTATCAGGAAGTCTAGTATCAGCTTTTCTGTTAGTATTTGTTGATGTAATGAAAGAATTACCTGCTACCATCATTATTAGGCCATTTAACTTTGATACCTTAGCCGTTCAGGTGTACCGCTTAGCTTCAGACGAACGCCTCGGAGAATCCTCTGGAGCAGCTCTTGCCATTGTATTGGTTGGTATAATTCCTGTTATACTACTTAGTAAAACCATTACTAAAACTCGTAAAACAGATAAAAATCTATAGCAAAAAAAAAGAGAAGCCGTTTAAGCTTCTCTTTTGCAATAGGTTATTAAAAGTGGTTTACTGCCAACCAGCTCTATCCATAATTCGAATAGCTTCTGGGTTATTACGCCCTAAAGCAGAAACATTAACAGCATCACTTTTATAGCTACCAAAGCTCTCCAGTGTACTGTTGATGTTTGCATTGTCATTAATTGGGTATTCATTGTTACCAACAGTTAAGTACTCTTGTGCTTTTTCATTGGTCATGTACTCTACAAATTTAACAGCAGCATCACGATTAGGAGCATTTTCAAGCACACCTACAACACTGATGTTTACGTGAGCTCCACGGCCATTCTCACCTTGGTTAGGAAACACAAACTGTAAGCTTTCAGCAATAGCCTTATCATCTTCATCATTACCTTGAAGCATCATAGCAAAGTAATAGTGATTTACTACGGCTACATCACATACACCTGCTGCAACCGCTCTAATTTGATCACGATCTCCACCCTGAGGATTTCTAGCCATATTTTCAACAAGGCCTTTCGCCCATTCTTCCGTTGCTTCAGCACCAATGGTTTCAACTAAAGATGCTACTAAAGATTGGTTGTAAATATTATTTGAAGAACGGATACATACTCGACCATTCCACTCTTCTGAAGCTAAGTCTTCGTAAGTAAGTGTTGATGGATCTTCTACTTTCTCAGGATTCACAACCATCCCACGAATTCGTTTAGAGATCCCAAACCATAATCCATCTGGATGACGTAAAGCTGATGGAATTCTTTCTTCTAATACTTCAGATTCAACGGAAGCTAGAATGCCATTCTCTTCAGCTCTCCAAATTCTACCTGCATCAACGGTTACTAAGATGTCAGCTGGTGAGTTTATACCCTCACTCTTAATTCTTTCGATGAGTTCATCAGACCCACCTTCGATTAAGTTAATTTTGATACCAGTTTCAGCAGTAAAATCAGCATATAAATCCTGATCGGTATCATAGTGGCGAGCTGAATAAATATTTAATTCTTTCGGGTTGTTACAAGCACTTATAACTAATAGAAGTGCGAAAAATGAAAACTGTAGAAATTTCATGATTTTTAGTTTGGTGATATAGTTAATTCGGCACCAAAATAAGGCTTATATAGAAATAATCTAAATAAAGATTGTAAAGTATTTTTACGATTTATGGTCTTTAGAGTAATTTGCAGGGTCTAACATTCTCAAAGTCTCCCATCGGTACATTCCGCTATTGTGGCCATCGGCCCAAGTAATTTGAATGGCATGGTTCCCAACTTGCTGAATGTCTTTGATATCAATTTTAGACGGATGTTTTTCAAAAAAGGCCTCTGGATTGAATTCACTCATGTGAGCATGTCCTCCTCGACACATTACACAAGGACAATTTTGGCGTAATCCAAACAATGGGTAACTTGATTTTAGCCCATCACTCCATTCAATTTCGAGAACTTGGTCATTGTTACTAACTTCGATACCTGTTGGAAAAATGGATTCATTCATAATGCTATAATTTTTGTTCAAACTTAAGAAATGATCTGGATTATTATCTCTAGTGTTTTAGTGTTTATACTTAGTATTTGGATAGGTAAAAAACGTCCTATTAAGTTATATCAAATTACAGCGCGTGGCTTCTTTCTCTTTATTATTGGAGCGAGTTTTACACTACTAATAATGAGAATAGTAAATGATTTAGGGTTCATTTCTGATCATCTAGCTGCGGCTATTCTGACCAACACCTATAGCTGTATTGGTGGGATATTATTTGGTGCGGCTTATGACATCTATTCACTAAAGCAAAAAGCTGGAAAACTAGAGTATTCAAATAAGAACTTAGTCACCGATATAATACCTTCCCTACTCGCTGTTACTTTACTTATTCTGTCATTTGCACGTACTGGTATTTTTAACGAATTACCCATCACTCCTATTCGTGTATCCTCTGCAATATCGATTCTTTCTTTGGGAGTATTAATTATCACATTGAGTGTAGTACCTGAATTCAAAAAGAAAGGAATTGTGATTATAGATCAGATGATTGAATGGAAAGCCTTAACGAGTTATAAATGGGTATCAGAAGAAACCATTGAAATAGAATATGAAATGAATGATACTATCAAGGTATATCAAACTATTATCCCAACATCCGATCAAGTTCGCGTGGAAAAGTTATTGAATGGAAAAATGATGGAGAAACTTGAAACAGAGGATGACTAAGTAGCATTAGTGTGTGTATATTCCCTGAAGAACTCTAAATAAATACAAGTTATGGCTTCATTCGACATCGTTAACGAAATAAACCAACAAGAAGTAGATAATGCTATCAACAATACCGTTAAAGAGATCAGTACTCGCTACGATTTTAGAGGATTACATACTGAAGTAACCTTTCATAGCAAAGAGAATAGAGTTCATATTGTAGCAGCCGAAAGTATGAAGATGAAAGCTGTACAAGAGATGCTGATTAAAAACTTTATCAAACGAGGCATTGATTCAAAAGTACTTGAGTTTGGTACTGAAGAAGGTACTTCT harbors:
- a CDS encoding DUF445 domain-containing protein, yielding MAEQNKSIIKDRSKEYGKQLWSLIQKQIDNQSDSDQQKVTRTPLPKKESEHKYLLKLLFLFPVLLVITFSFSFYWDFDGLQTEVFGFLIEFEGLMRILSISGLIGFLTNWLAITMLFRPNKRRPIFGQGLIPAQKDRISYRLAAAVSEDLINPEIIKRKIHESNAIAKYREQATEYIRQVIDDPDFRTELKALAVNYVDEMVAQPEVRATIAKSIMRQIEDNIEENTFEKVALKAYSFLKGQEMQDLVEDALTKLPGGVEKGLDKMDEFLDELPDKINRHSDTIEDLVTTLLYKLVNQLDVHALVEDNLREYDEKRLERLIKNASNDQLQYIQYLGAVLGTLGGFIIWKPIGSLLLLVVIISITFGVDTLLFHYQKKSTSTEVVD
- a CDS encoding sodium-dependent transporter, coding for MEKNKEVFSSKLGMILSVLGIAIGTGNIWRFPRIAAQNGGEEGAGAFLIAWIIFLFIWSIPLIIAEYGLGRNGRKGVVQSFSALIGEKKGWLGGFVGFVATAIMFYYSVVAGWCLYYLSQSLFSELPQNYDQAMGIWNTFQNSNMPILTHFVVMLIGGYIVLKGIKSIEKVNKILIPSLLLVLLVSLVKALTLEGSGLGIKYLFTPDWSSLANPNLWLEALTQNAWDTGAAWGLILTYGAYMRKQDDITISAFQTGLGNNMVSLIAAVIIFSTVFGSLSSSMSNAEILDVMKTSGPASTGLTFVWMPQLFASMSGGGIFSILFFLGLTFAAFSSLISMIELAVKVFVDAGASRKKATIIICATGFALGIPSAMSLTVFANQDFVWGVGLMVSGAFISYAVITYGVTKFRNEMVNTNERSATLGAWWDIILKYIVPVEVVTLLGWWMYLSAAEYAPDSWYNPLSAFSVATVLVQWAIAMFLVKAFNSKLTKSAKTE
- the ybeY gene encoding rRNA maturation RNase YbeY, which encodes MPTSHNLQIFNTTELALPISENTAFKLLEAIQKGEEILFESVEVAYVDEQEIVRINKEFLSRDYITDIISFRYDDDSYDNEGIEGTLYCCLPRIIEQADEFGEDKTTETYRILAHGLLHLCGYDDQTDSEKAKMTELENLYLSLILK
- a CDS encoding protein O-mannosyl-transferase family, yielding MFSDHKTTNKYLALFTFAISLIIYTLTLAPTASFWDAGEFIAVAHGLQVNHPPGAPFYSILGRIFSMFMPTEYVALSINFISALASALTVMLLYLIIIRLIREWKGEVSEYSLMDKIGMYGGALVGSLTFAVTDTFWFNAVEAEVYALSMFFTAIVVWLALKWSERHEEPYNERWLVMIAYMFGLAIGVHLLNLLALFFVALIIYFKKKDLSLMSFVWTGVAAVISFFLIYPVTIQWIPDFSSKIGDATYGLIGPLTFIALIMIAVAWGIYYTQKKRYRFANIVMISYAMILIGYSSYSIIMIRSIADPPIDENDPETVEAFVKYLKREQYGSTPILKGNTFDEVTGQVTRGENNEVLFPRRHSSDPRHVEFYSRYDSDWDFFWSYQVNHMYIRYFNWNFIGRQSDIQDTGWQSGFEPAKYPSNKANNAFFFIPFVLGLFGLVYHFSADWKRASAVMALFIVTGLAIIVFLNQPPFQPRERDYAYVGSFFAFAIWIGIGVTGLIDLLKSYIKENSIAAYAVVGVCLLASPVWMGYQNWDDHDRSERYVAPDYAKNLLNSLAPNAIVFTNGDNDTFPLWYAQEVEGIRTDVRIVCLSLLNTDWYIKQLRDQWSHESAPLPINMSDKEVEAITGSITQWQPKQMQIPVDKEMLKKAFSEDQNYKEAIGVKQADIPILQTGTEFTIPVDSLDDVMTWQLDGRRYSTDAEGNGIYFLQTQDRMILELIQSNNWLRPIYFANTVSSQSQLNLQDYFRAEGKAYRLVPKKMDRTYTGYIDAEVHAERMRNFSFRNWNDPDVYVDENIRRMMGNYRYSFLQLAEQFIADGKPDSAKYWLKYGEEKVPFRPDDEVTTVHILYANKYATVGMYDEANSIMDRSIDEIQKKMNDAFYKFIGLQDEMNMLNAEYEQARRNADLKKQRTLRTKLNATIRRAQEQSQTVMRERQVLVLSQYVYFKSGNDEKALAIAESTNSQFEGTQIPPVPATKEETMRIVTTQYGIN